A window from Fusarium musae strain F31 chromosome 8, whole genome shotgun sequence encodes these proteins:
- a CDS encoding hypothetical protein (EggNog:ENOG41), giving the protein MDPAKELDITVPTMNMNMNMEDILDLLPVPTLVVSPSYRIQRASLGLLEAWGRKREVLVGQDLFTALYHGSPTERFDRIPFVYAIETALEARALRLCHAAYIANGISWTARIMPVHKGDELLCLAIEWEQAEPHTTTVSGEITQSWLPIDDAFRILVQAVKDYAIFLLDTRGNVMTWNTGAELNKGYKKEEIIGKHFTKFYGQEDIQSRKPERELEICLREGRVEDEGWRYRKDGSRFWANVVITAIYKNDIHVGFGKVTRNLTERKEAELRLTAAYEESTKLKNDFLANMSHEIRTPMHGVLSACSLLLDSRLTEEQRETANMIQESGHVLLRIINDILDYSKIAAGTFPIRNERLDIANVITSAVRRAQTTVQPGVSLKLELSSNLPKWAEGDALRYRQIFENILGNAVKFTEKGYISVHASLLAEDETSHTIQTEVWDTGHGITEVDAKELFKPFTQLDTPDQKRRPGTGLGLSIAKSLVELMGGNIGYKPNPQRQGSIFWFSFKVKKLSSLRQAEPITAPPGLGAELPQHQVQQGEDLATQLEQLLKISPTKRILAAEDNIINQKVLVGMLHGFGFKDITVVSDGAQAVSSLSAAAGTFDLILMDISMPVMNGYEATLRIRRSSIRLPIIAMTAYALKGDMERCLEKGMDDYIPKPMDRQVLMRKLLKWLRKPDLSMRLD; this is encoded by the coding sequence ATGGATCCGGCCAAGGAACTTGATATTACCGTCCCCACCATGAACATGAACATGAACATGGAAGACATCCTCGACTTGTTGCCCGTCCCCACTCTTGTTGTGTCCCCATCCTATCGCATCCAAAGAGCCTCACTCGGTCTGCTCGAGGCCTGGGGACGTAAGCGCGAGGTCCTTGTCGGCCAAGACCTCTTCACTGCCCTCTATCATGGATCGCCTACCGAAAGGTTTGATCGCATTCCCTTTGTTTACGCGATTGAAACTGCACTTGAAGCTCGTGCTCTCCGTCTATGTCATGCGGCCTATATCGCGAATGGCATTTCTTGGACTGCACGTATCATGCCCGTGCACAAAGGCGATGAACTACTGTGCCTGGCCATAGAATGGGAACAAGCCGAGCCTCACACTACAACGGTCAGCGGCGAGATAACACAGAGCTGGCTACCTATCGACGACGCTTTCCGCATCCTTGTGCAGGCTGTCAAAGATTATGCAATCTTCCTGCTCGACACCCGTGGGAATGTCATGACCTGGAACACTGGAGCAGAGCTAAACAAGGGCtataagaaggaagaaatcATTGGCAAGCACTTTACAAAATTCTATGGCCAAGAAGACATCCAGTCTCGAAAACCCGAGAGAGAACTCGAGATTTGCTTGCGTGAAGGCAGGGTCGAAGATGAGGGCTGGCGCTATCGTAAAGATGGCAGCAGGTTCTGGGCCAACGTGGTTATAACGGCCATTTATAAGAACGACATCCATGTTGGCTTCGGCAAAGTCACAAGGAATCTCACTGAACGAAAAGAGGCAGAACTGCGACTGACCGCTGCCTATGAGGAAAGCACCAAGCTGAAGAATGATTTCCTGGCAAATATGAGTCACGAGATCCGTACCCCTATGCATGGTGTACTATCTGCCTGCTCCTTACTGCTGGATAGTCGCCTCACTGAAGAGCAACGGGAGACAGCCAACATGATCCAAGAAAGTGGACATGTTCTGTTACGCATCATCAACGATATTCTTGACTACTCCAAGATTGCGGCTGGCACCTTTCCCATCAGGAACGAGAGGCTGGATATTGCGAATGTCATTACATCGGCCGTACGAAGAGCACAAACTACCGTGCAACCGGGAGTATCTCTAAAATTGGAGCTATCGTCAAATTTACCAAAATGGGCGGAAGGGGACGCTTTGAGATACCGTCAGATCTTTGAAAACATTCTGGGGAATGCTGTAAAGTTTACCGAGAAGGGTTACATTTCGGTGCATGCATCGCTGcttgctgaagatgagacCAGTCACACCATACAAACAGAAGTCTGGGATACTGGGCATGGAATTACAGAAGTCGACGCGAAAGAGCTGTTTAAACCGTTCACGCAGCTTGATACACCGGACCAGAAGCGGCGTCCAGGAACAGGTCTTGGGTTATCAATTGCAAAATCACTTGTTGAGCTGATGGGAGGGAACATTGGATATAAGCCTAACCCGCAACGACAGGGCAGTATCTTTTGGTTCTCgtttaaggtaaagaagctcagcagcctccgTCAGGCCGAACCTATAACCGCTCCACCGGGACTCGGAGCGGAATTACCCCAGCATCAGGTCCAACAAGGCGAGGATCTTGCCACGCAACTAGAACAATTATTGAAGATCTCACCAACAAAGAGGATCCTTGCAGCCGaggacaacatcatcaaccaaaaGGTCCTCGTCGGAATGCTGCATGGTTTTGGATTCAAGGATATTACAGTTGTCTCAGATGGCGCTCAAGCTGTGTCGTCACTGTCAGCGGCGGCTGGTACCTTTGACTTGATACTCATGGACATCAGTATGCCTGTTATGAATGGTTACGAGGCAACACTTCGGATACGTCGTAGCAGTATACGACTCCCTATAATTGCCATGACCGCCTATGCGCTGAAAGGCGACATGGAGCGTTGCCTGGAGAAAGGGATGGACGATTATATCCCCAAGCCAATGGATAGGCAAGTTCTGATGAGAAAGCTATTGAAATGGCTTCGAAAGCCAGACCTTAGCATGAGGCTGGATTAG
- a CDS encoding hypothetical protein (EggNog:ENOG41) yields the protein MSPDTKLYKHRCVYASCPERWSRFPTNEEEHDHIEQSALEDPIVHRHIFDDHKWQTESFTIQSSPMRAAISTVLDKYQDLDLDVEKWTFKPPFMPLVHRWDRLLSLCEATDEEHETEAVAQLLEFLTPILAPKVDALVKTRKTGNVMFDDLWQIFPPHEFVITKFYGVEAVCRVTKYKLVKQPPPMPSYWEIHMEYLDWNGNRCGYANTVIIIPEFAAYRRVTSLPAYPLSFHNSPSRIHEQMIERGRKFEALRGYHFQTCSGSKILLPPGKSEERPVSGRVIVDAHAYYMTNDIVKPDLAPLVDEDQVGQKKRSDETKKSNKKKPKAHECDWGCEGECDSDEDDDSDDSDTPQEDTPVEGNAEMTVKAPNDTTRRSENLEPLTDDMCLVATPWLKGFDLKTKDWAQFYVDDLTTVVWNDAAFNHLVLPGTEKQLAWEFVENKTLANSFDDFIQDKGRGIIILMFGPPGVGKTYTAEAVAEKARVPLYSMSAGDLGTVPKEVELALDRALTLCGLWNAMLLLDEADVFLGARTDSDLARNELVAVFLTKLEYYTGVCFLTTNRTASIDTAFQSRVDLFLPYKDLTFEARKKVWQNFINRAGGTQVEIPDEDMNKLAEMKLNGREIKNLIKSAHLLELKNRGAIQVDRLMMLARNRVAALGELKKN from the exons ATGTCTCCTGACACCAAGCTCTACAAGCATCGCTGCGTCTATGCCTCGTGTCCCGAGAGGTGGTCAAGGTTCCCGACCAACGAGGAAGAGCACGATCACATAGAGCAGAGCGCCTTGGAAGATCCGATTGTTCATCGACACATCTTTGACGACCATAAATGGCAGACCGAATCGTTTACCATCCAGAGCTCCCCCATGCGGGCAGCTATCTCGACCGTCCTCGACAAATATCAGGATCTTGACCTCGACGTTGAGAAATGGACTTTCAAGCCCCCATTCATGCCTCTCGTCCACCGCTGGGATCGTCTGCTCTCTTTGTGCGAGGCCACGGATGAGGAGCACGAAACAGAGGCTGTAGCCCAACTCCTGGAATTTCTCACCCCGATCTTAGCCCCCAAAGTCGATGCGCTCGTGAAGACTCGCAAGACTGGAAATGTCATGTTCGACGACCTGTGGCAGATCTTTCCTCCACATGAGTTTGTCATCACCAAGTTCTACGGTGTCGAAGCTGTATGCCGTGTCACCAAATACAAACTCGTGAAGCAACCTCCTCCAATGCCATCATACTGGGAGATTCATATGGAGTATCTTGACTGGAATGGCAATCGTTGCGGCTACGCCAACACCGTGATTATCATCCCGGAATTCGCTGCCTATCGACGCGTTACTTCACTACCTGCGTACCCCTTGTCCTTTCATAACTCGCCCTCCAGGATTCACGAGCAGATGATCGAACGAGGCCGAAAGTTTGAAGCGTTACGTGGTTACCACTTCCAAACCTGTTCTGGATCAAAGATCCTATTGCCTCCTGGAAAGTCAGAGGAGCGACCG GTGTCTGGTCGAGTCATTGTTGACGCTCACGCTTACTACATGACCAATGATATCGTGAAGCCCGATCTCGCACCCCTCGTTGACGAAGACCAGGTcggccagaagaagaggtcgGACGAAACTAAAAAGTCGAACAAAAAGAAACCCAAAGCTCACGAATGTGATTGGGGATGTGAAGGAGAATGTGAcagtgacgaggatgatgatagcgATGACTCGGATACCCCCCAGGAAGATACGCCTGTGGAGGGTAATGCAGAAATGACAGTGAAAGCGCCAAATGATACGACAAGACGCTCTGAGAATCTCGAGCCCCTCACCGATGACATGTGTCTTGTTGCGACACCGTGGCTAAAAGGCTTTGACCTGAAGACCAAGGATTGGG CCCAGTTCTATGTCGATGACCTAACCACGGTGGTATGGAATGATGCCGCATTCAACCACCTCGTGCTTCCAGGCACAGAGAAGCAGCTTGCTTGGGAGTTTGTGGAGAACAAGACCCTCGCGAATAGCTTCGACGACTTTATCCAAGACAAAG GGCGTGGTATCATCATTCTGATGTTTGGCCCACCTGGTGTAGGAAAGACCTATACTGCAGAAGCAG ttgctgagaaggcacGTGTGCCACTGTACTCCATGAGCGCTGGTGATCTGGGCACGGTACCAAAGGAGGTCGAGCTTGCGCTGGACCGAGCACTCACTCTCTGTGGTCTCTGGAACGCCATGCTCCTCCTCGATGAGGCCGATGTATTCCTCGGTGCTCGCACCGATAGCGATCTAGCCAGGAATGAGCTTGTAGCTG TGTTCCTCACCAAGCTCGAGTACTACACAGGAGTCTGTTTCCTCACGACCAATAGAACAGCCAGTATCGACACCGCCTTCCAGTCCCGCGTGGATCTCTTCCTTCCATACAAGGACTTGACTTTCGAAGCTCGCAAGAAGGTCTGGCAGAACTTCATTAATCGCGCTGGGGGTACTCAGGTTGAGATCCCAGATGAGGATATGAACAAGCTGGCTGAGATGAAGCTGAATGGCCGTGAGATCAAGAACTTGATCAAGAGCGcgcatcttcttgagctcaagaatCGTGGTGCCATTCAGGTAGACCGGCTCATGATGCTGGCTCGGAATCGGGTCGCTGCTCTTGGTGAGTTGAAGAAAAACTGA